In one Spirosoma rigui genomic region, the following are encoded:
- the rplJ gene encoding 50S ribosomal protein L10, which produces MKRDEKGAMIEELTGKFQSIPFFYITEANGMTVAETNNLRRMCFERGIEYKVVKNTFIKKALETLEADFSPFNDTVLQGQSAVMFHPSNGKAPAKLIKEFRKTSDKLQLKGASIDSSLFIGADQLDTLIALKSREELIGEIIGLLQSPAKNVISALQGGGNKLAGILKTLSEREEA; this is translated from the coding sequence ATGAAACGCGACGAAAAAGGAGCAATGATTGAAGAGTTGACCGGCAAGTTCCAGTCAATTCCCTTCTTCTACATCACGGAAGCCAATGGCATGACGGTTGCTGAAACAAACAACCTCCGTCGGATGTGTTTTGAGCGGGGCATCGAGTACAAAGTGGTGAAGAATACCTTCATCAAAAAAGCACTCGAAACCCTCGAAGCGGATTTCTCTCCCTTCAACGATACAGTACTGCAGGGCCAGTCGGCGGTGATGTTTCACCCCAGCAATGGCAAGGCTCCCGCAAAACTGATTAAAGAGTTTCGCAAGACGAGTGATAAACTCCAACTGAAAGGTGCGTCGATCGACAGCAGCCTGTTCATTGGTGCGGACCAACTCGACACGCTCATCGCGCTGAAGAGCCGCGAAGAGCTGATCGGCGAAATCATTGGCCTGTTGCAGTCGCCTGCGAAAAACGTCATCTCGGCGTTGCAGGGTGGTGGCAACAAACTGGCCGGCATTCTCAAAACGCTGTCGGAGCGCGAGGAAGCTTAG
- the rplL gene encoding 50S ribosomal protein L7/L12 — protein MADLKAFAEQLVSLTVKEVNELATILKDEYGIEPAAAAPVMMAGGGGGADAPAAAAEKTSFDVVLKSAGAAKLAVVKLVKDLTGLGLKEAKELVDTAPKPVKEGVSKDEAEGLRKQLEEAGAEVEVK, from the coding sequence ATGGCAGATTTGAAAGCGTTCGCTGAGCAGCTTGTAAGCCTGACGGTTAAAGAAGTTAATGAACTTGCTACGATCCTGAAGGACGAGTATGGCATTGAGCCGGCTGCTGCGGCTCCTGTAATGATGGCCGGTGGTGGCGGTGGTGCTGATGCACCAGCAGCTGCTGCTGAAAAGACATCATTCGACGTGGTTCTGAAGTCAGCTGGTGCTGCTAAACTGGCCGTAGTGAAACTGGTGAAAGATCTGACAGGCCTGGGTCTGAAAGAAGCCAAAGAATTAGTTGACACTGCACCGAAGCCGGTGAAAGAAGGTGTTAGCAAAGACGAGGCTGAAGGCCTGCGCAAACAACTTGAAGAAGCTGGTGCTGAAGTAGAAGTTAAGTAA